The Planctellipticum variicoloris DNA window GGTCAACAGCTTGAGCGCCGCCACGACCTGCAATGACGCCACCACGTGAATCGCCGGCGCCAGCACGCCCGCGGTGTCGCACGTCTCCGTCGAACCCGGCTCCGGCATCGTTTCCATCAGGCACCGCAGACACGCCGTGTGGCCGGGACGGATCGCCATCGTCTGGCCGTGACTTCCCACCACCCCGCCATAGACCCACGGCAGACTGGTCTCCAGCGCCGCATCGTTGATCAGGAACCGCAGCTCGAAGTTGTCGGAGCCATCCAGGATCAGATCAACGTCCCGGCTCAGTTCGAGGATGTTCGCCGGCTGAATGTCGGCGATCACCGGCTCGACTGACACCTGCGAATTGATCCGCTGCAGCTTCTGCGTCGCCGCGATCACTTTGGGCAGTCGCTCGGCGACGTCGCTTTCGTCAAACAGCACTTGCCGCTGCAGGTTCGACAGGTCGACGAAGTCGCGATCGACGATCCGCAGGAAGCCCACGCCGGCCCGGACGAGGGAGTCGGCGATCGTTGACCCGAGCGCGCCGCAACCGCAGAGGAGCACGCGCGCCGAGCGCAGCCGCTGCTGACCCGCTTTGCCGATCGGAGCAAACCGCATCTGCCGGCTGTAGCGGTCCAGGTCGTCGCTGGAGGAGTTCAATTCGTTCACAGGAAATCCGCGCAAAGTGGGGTTGAACAGAGATTGTACCAGAGCGAGTCTCCGTTCGCGTCAGTTGAACCGGGCATCGGTTATCGGGCTTCGGGCTTCGGGCTTCGGGCTTCGCAGAACAGTACCTAGCCCGGGTGGCACGCTCTGAGGCTTTGCGAAGGGCGTGGTCTGCGAAGTCGTCGAGGGTTGAGCGTTCAGCGTTGAGGAATTGGAAGACACGCCCTTCGAGGACTCAGGGACGTGCCACCCAGACTCGTTGAGGGTTGAGCGTCGAGAGGTGCAATGACGGGCATTGCGTTTTTCTCTGCGAAGCCCGAAGCCCGAGACCCGAAGCCCGCATTGTGAATTCCGCGCAACAAAGTCCCTAAAGATGACGGGACACAATCGGCCAGTTTTCTCTTCACTAGCCACCAGCCACTCTCCACTAGCCACTCTGGAGTTCCCCATGTCTCTCATGGACACGTTCGAGCAGAAACAGCTTCTCCCCCGGCACGGCGCCGACGAATTCTGGTCCGAAATCCAGGAAATCTACGCCAAGGAAGACCCTCTCGCCTGGCAGCACCTGGCCATGTTCGCCCTCCGCGAAAGCGTCGGCTGGACCATCGACCAGATCGGCTTCGCGACCGGCCGCCATCCCGGCCACGTCACCCGCGCAATTCTGAGCGTCAAACAGGAGCTCCGCCGCAAGTTCCGCGACGGCCGCCGCTTCATCGAGCTGGAGGACGGTTTCTCGGACCCGGATGAGCCGTGAATCGCGGGTATCGGGCCTCGGGATTCGGGTATCGCAGAACAGAGCCAGGCGTGGGTGGCTCGCCCGGAGCCTTTGCGATGGGCGTGGTCTGCGAATGCATTGAGGGTTGAGCGTTCAGCGTCGAGAAAGGCTGAAGAGATCGTAGCGCCTGCGACTCTCTTCGCCACTGACAACGGACGACTGGCAACGGACCAATTATGAATTCCGCGCAACAAAGTCCCTAGAGGTGACGGGACACAATCGGCCCGTCTTCTCACTCGCCACTCATCACTGACCACTCATCATTCTTCTCTCTCTGCGATGCCCGAATCCCGAGACCCGATACCCGAGCCCCCCCATGCTGCTCCGCCCCCTCCTCATCGCCGATCTCAAGCCCGCTCCCTACAACCCGCGCCGGCCGCTCAAGCCGGGTTCGCCCGGCTGGAAGCGGCTCGAACGCTCCCTCCGCGAGTTCGACCTCGTCCAGCCCATCGTCTGGAACGAAACGACCGGCCATGTCGTCGGCGGCCATCAACGGCTCGAAATCCTCAAGCATCAGGGCCACACCACGATCGACGCCGTCGTAGTCAAGCTGCCTCTTGAACGGGAAAAGGCTCTGAACGTCGCCCTCAACAACAGCCAGGTCGGCAGCGACTGGGACGCCCATCGTCTCGTCGAACTGCTCGACGAGCTGACCGACATTCCCGACTTCGACGTCACCCTCACCGGCTTCGACGACAAAGCCCTGCACGACCTGCTCCTCGAACCAGAGCAGGACCTCCCCGGAGATGACGCCGAGTCCAACACCGTCCGCGTTACCCTCGAAATCCCCCGCGATCACTGGGACGCGGCCCGCCCGGAGATCGACGACCTCGCACAACGGTACGACTGCAAATTGCACGTCGATGCGTGAACGGGTGGCACGTCCCTGAGTCCTCGAAGGGCGTGTCTTTTCATCGCAGGACCACGCCCTTCGCAAAGCCTCAGGGACGTGCCACCCGGCAACCCTTCTCACTCGCCACTTCATTCTTCTCCGCGATACCCGAATCCCGATACCCGATACCCGATGCAACTCACCCTCTCCCACACCTTCCCGCCGCACCGACCGAGCTGCCGCGCGGCCCTGGTCATGGATCGCTTCGGCATCGGACCCGAAACGACCCGCCACGTCATCGCTGACAATCTGGAGATTCCGCTCCAGCCCGGCGACATCGTCTGCTTCCTCGGTCCCTCCGGCTCGGGAAAATCGAGCCTGCTCCGCGCTGCCGCCGGGCAACTGAATGACACGGTCTGGCTCGATCGCCTGGACCTCGGCGACGCCCTCGTCATCGACGGACTCGGACTCCCCGCCGACGCCGCGTTCGAGCTGCTGACGCGCTGCGGTCTCGGCGAACCGCGTCTCATGCTCCGCACGCCTGCCGAATTGAGCGACGGCGAACGCTTCCGCTGTCGCCTCGCGCGCTCCGCCGCTCTCCAGCCCGCCTGGCTCGTCGCCGACGAATTCACCGCCATCCTCGATCGCACGCTCGCCAAAGTCGTCGCCTTCAACCTCCGCCGCCTCGCTCGACGCAGCGGATTCGGCGGCCTGCTGGCGACCACGCATGAGGACATCCTCGACGATCTCCAGCCCGATCTCCTCATCCGCGGCGATCTCACCGGCCAGCCGACTGTCGAACGCCGCGAACGTCAACTCGCAACTCCGATCTCCTTCGCTGATAGTCTCCAGACGAGCATCGGCTCCGCCGCCGACTGGCCCCCGTTCGCCCGCTGGCACTACCGCGGTCACGACATCGCCTGCATCCGCTTCGTAACCGTCCTCCGGCACGGCGACCGGCCCGTCGGCATCTGCGTCTTCGCCGCCCCCGCCCGCTCGCTGCGCGGCCGCAATCGCTTCTTCGGTCTCAGTGGCCGATGGTCCCGCGCCCAGCTTCAGGCCCAGAGCGCCCAGCTTGTAACGCTCAGCCGGGTCGTCCTCCATCCCACCTACCGCGGCGCGGGGCTGGCCTCGGCCTTCGTCCGCGCGAGCTGCCGGCTCTGCCCGTTCCCCTGGATCGAGACCCTCGCCGAGATGGGCCGGCTGCACCCCCTCTTCGAACGGGCCGGCTTCGTCCGCGTCGACGTCGCCGCCGGCAAACGCAGTCTCGATGGACACTCCGAACTCTATGGAAAGGGACGACATGGACGAGGCCGACTCGTCACCGCCGCCACCCACGACAAAAGCCGCTGGACCGCGCCGGTCTACTACATCTACGACAACCGATCCGCCGGACGACGAAGCGCCGCTGCTGCCGATCTCCCCGAGACCGCGCGGTGATTCGCCCGAGCTGCTCACCCCCGACGAACAGGAAGTGATCCTCGAAAACGCCGAGCACGGCATCGGCGCCGGGCTGGCCTGCCGCAAGCTCGGCCTCAGCATGCAGGCCTTCTGGAACACGCTCGAAGCCGACCTCGAATTCAAAGCCCGTTACGAGCAGACCCAGCACACGCTGAATCTCAACGTCGCGTCCAAGGCCTACCAGTCGGCGATGGGAGGGAGCGTCAGCATGCAGCAGTTCCTCCTCCGCCAGCTTCCCCCTTTCTTCTGGAATCGCGCCCCCCAAACCCCGATGCAGACCAGCCTGGAACACGCCAGTGACGACACCCTCCTTGAGCACGACCGCGCGGCAGAGTCTGATCGAAAAGCTGTCCGCACACTCCACGTGGAAGTCCTCCGCATCGAAGAAACATCCCGCGATCTTCCGCCAGCTCATCCGGATTCGTGACGGCGAACAGGGCCGCCTCCGCGACGGACTCCAGGACTGGCAGGAGACCGACTTCGCAGCACTCGACGAAGCCTGGTGCTGCCTCGCCGGCCACAAGGTGACTCCGGCCATTCGCCGGGCCTGGACCGAACGACCCCGCGGCCATTCGAAAACCACCGACATGGCCATCCAGGCCGCGTGGGTGCTGCAAGCCGCAGAGTCGCCGCTGCGCGGGATCGCCGCCGCCGCGGACCGCGACCAGGCCGGCCTGATCCGCGCTGCCATCCGCGACCTCGTCCATCGCAATCCGGACCTCTGCGGCGACCTCGAAGTCCAGCTCCACATGGTTCGCAACACACAGACCGGTGCACATCTGGAAATCATCGCCTCCGACGTCCGCAGTTCGTGGGGCCAGCTCCCCGATTTCGTCATCTGCGACGAACTCTGCCACTGGGCTCAACCCGATCTCTGGTATTCGCTCCTCTCGTCAGCCGCCAAGAAGTCCACCTGCGTCCTGGCGGTCCTCACGAACGCGGGCATCGGTCGCGGCTGGCAATGGGACATCCGCGAAGCCGCCCGCACCTCCCCCGACTGGCACTTTTCCTCCCTCCAGGATTCGCAGGCCCCCTGGATCAGCGACAAGGATCTCGCCGAACAGGCCCGACTCCTCCCCAAGCCCGTCTTCGACCGCCTCTGGCGGAACCTCTGGCAGCACTCCGACGGCGAATTCGTCACCCTCGCCGAAGCCGAAGCCTGCCGCGATTCATCACTCACCGAACAACCCGCCGGCCGACCGGGCCGGCAATACTTCGCCGCGCTCGACTATGCCGAGAAGCACGACCGCACCGTCGGCGTGATCCTCCACCGCGAAGGCGAGCGCCTGATCGTCGATCGCATGGACGTCGTCGATCCGGCGCCCGAATGTCCCACCCCCGTCCGCTGGGTCCGAGACTGGATGGAACGGATCGCCGCCACGTTCTGGCAGGTCCGCTTTGTACTCGATGACTATCAGTTGCTCGGAGTTCTGCAAGAACTCCAGGGCCAGTACGACGTCGCCCGCTTCGATTTCTCCGGCGGCAAAGGGAACCACGCCCTCGCGCTTCAGCTCCGCAACCTGATCGTCCATCGCCACCTTGCCTGGTATCCCGGCTGTGGCGCGCTGGACGGCATTCACCGCGACGACCTCGAAACCGAGCTCGCCAGTCTGCTCCTCACAACCACCGTCGGCGGCCGCCTCCGCATCAACCACCGCAACGAGGCCCACTGCCACGACGACCGCGCCTTCGCCCTCGGCGTCGCCTGTCTCGAAGCCCTGCAACACAGTCCGACAGGAGACTGGCTCGTGATCACGCCCCCGACGTCAGACGGCGGCCTGCTGTGGCCGGGATAAGAAACGGGGATCGGGGATCGGGGATCGGGGATCGGGGATCGGGGATCGCAGACGTAGGACACACTCCCATGTGCCGCGTTGTGCATTCGCGGCCACATTTCGGCAGGCGGGAGCCTGCCCTACGGTCTTCGCCACTGACAACTGACAACTGACCCAATTATGAATTCCGCGCAACAAACTCCCTATAGATGACAAGGCACACTCAGCGCTTCTTCTCCTCCTCACCATCCACTCTCTCCTCTGCGATACCCGAATCCCGATACCCGATACCCGGATCCCCCCCATGCTCACCTGGCTCCGCGACACCCTCGACACCGTCCGACTCCGCGCCCGTTACCGCCGGCTCGTCCAGGAGCAGCTCCTGGCCCTCGCCGAAGACCAGCGTCCCCGGCCGGTCAGCGACGAAGCCGGCGGCTGGACCCTCGCTGGCTCCGGAAAAGCCGAACTCGACGCCCTCAACCGCGACGAGCTGCGGACCCGCGCCCGCCGCCTGATCCGCACCAACCCGTACGCCCGCAACCTGGTCCGGCTGCTGGAGGTCTACGTCGTCGGTCCCGGTCTCAAAGTCACACCCGCTCCGATTCCCAGCGCCACCATCTCCCCCGATGTGCTGCAGGTTGCCGACCGACTGTGGCGTTCGTTCCTGCAGCTCAACCGCGCGCACTTCAGTTTCCGCGAACATGCCCGGCGGGCCTGGCGGGACGGCGAATGCTTCCTGCGGCTCTTCCGCCAGGTCGAATGGCCGCCAACCGTGCGGTTCGTCGATCCCGAACTGATCGGCTCTCCAACCGGCGCCCCCGACGACGACGGCCTGGTCAGCGCCCCGGACGACGTCGAGACGGTGCTGGCCTACCGCCGGCTGGATCCGTCGTCCGGGGCCGAAGTCGAGCAGATTCCCGCCGCGGAGATGATCCACACCCGCCTCGGCGTCGATACCAACGAGCTGCGCGGCGTCACGCTCCTGGCCCCGGTCCTCGACGCGTTGTGCTGCTTTGAAAAATGGCTCGACACCGAACTGCAGGCCCGCAAGCTGCAAGCTTCAATTGTCCTCTGGCGCAAAGTCCAGGGCTCCCCCAGTCAGGCGGCCGCACTCGCCGACGCCGCGGCCGACAGCGACGGCGGCAGCCGCCGCGAACGCTATCGCCCCGGGACGATCCTGACGACCTCGCACGGCACCGACCTGCAGTTTCTGCAGCCGCACACCAACTTCGGCGACGCCGTCCCCCTCGGCCGGCTCGTGCTCCTGTCGATCGCCGCCGGGGCGGGCGTGCCGGAGTTCATGCTCAGCAGCGACGCCTCCAACGCGAACTTCGCGTCGACGATGGTCGCCGAAGGCCCCGCGGTCAAACTCTTCGAAAGCGAGCAGCAGTTCTTCGCCGCGGAGTTCGACCGCCTCTGGCGCTGGGTGATGAGTGAAGCGATTGCCCAGGGATTTCTCCCAGCCGATTTCCTCGACCAGGTCGAACCGGGCTGGACCTTCCCCCAACTCGTCAACCGCGACCGCTCAAAGGAACGCCTGGCAGACGTCCGCCTCGTCGAAGCCGGAGTCCTCAGCCGGTCGGAGGTCGCCCGCCGCGACAACGTCGACCCGCAGACGATGCAGGCGGAACTGCGAGAAGAAACAGGCTCTCCACAATCGGCGCTTGAGCAGATGTAGGGGGGAGGAAGTGATGAGTGCAGACGTAGGGCAGGCTCCCGCCTGCCGGATTGTGCCTTCGCTACCACAGATCGGCAGGCAGGAGCCTGCCCTACGGTCTTTACTTCGTCTTCTCTTCACCAATAGCCAATCACGAAGAACCAATCACCAACCCCGATTATGAATTCCGCGCAACAAACCCCCATAGGTTGAGAGGACACAATCGGCCGTCTCTTCTTCTCACTCGCCACGCACCACTGACCACTCATCACGCTTCTCTGCGATACCCGAATCCCGATCCCCGATACCCGGTTCTCCCCCATGCCCACACCCTCTCCCCGCCTCCTCTGGCTCGGCTTTGAGCGTCCACCGCATCCGGACGCCGTCTGTCACGCCGCGACGCCGGCCGATGTCGAGTTCGTCCTCGAATGGCTGGAGCAGCCGGAAGCGGCACGCCAGCGCATCGCTCAGCAGCTTCGGCGATACGTCGACGACCAGACGCATCTCAGCCTGTGGCAGCGCCCGAATGTCCCCTGCCGTCGCCCCGCCGGGCTGTATGTCCTGCTTCCCTGGAGGCTCGCCAAATGGCTGTCCTGCATCCTCCCAGCGACTCCCACGGCGATCGACCGGACCCGCAGACGCCTCGAAGCCTGGCTCCAGCACAACACCGGGAATGTGGTGAATCCCATCTCGTAGGTCTTCACCACTGACAACGGACAACGGACCAATGACCCAATTGTGAATTCCGCGCAACAAACTGCCTATAGATGACAGGACACAATCAGCGCTTCGTTTCCTCACTCGCCACCATCCACTAACCACTAGCCACGCTCTTCTCTGCGAAGCCCGATACCCGAATCCCGAAGCCCGTCTTCCCCCCCCCCGAGGTCCCCATGTCCGACACCACTCCCCTCCCCCTCGAACCCCTCGTCGAACAGGTCGCCGAATGGCGTTCGCCCGATCTCGCCGTCGATCGCCATTCCCGCCTGGTGCAGAACGTCACCCTCAGCGGCGACGTCTCCCGCAACGGCCATCGCTACGCCAGCGAGGCCCTTCGCAACGCCGCCCCCCTCTACGAAAGGAAACCCGTCTTCCTCGACCATGCCGTCACCCCTTCCCGCCCCTACGAACGGAGCACTCGCGATCTGGTCGGCGTTGTCCGCAATCCCCGCTTCGAAGGCGATCGCATTCGCGGTGACATTCAGGTCCTCGACACCGAAGCCGGCCGCATCTTCCTCGGCCTCGCCGAGGCGGACGGACCGGCGGTCGGCATGAGCCACGTCGTCCTGGCCCAGCGCAACGCCGATCGCACGCTCGTCGAACGGATTCACGACGTCGTCAGCGTCGACGCCGTCGTCTTCCCGGCGACGACGCAAGGCTTCGGCGAACAGACCGACGGCGACGCAGCCGCCCGCTGGGACGCCAGACAGGCCGAGCTCGAAACCCGCTGCGAGCAGCTCCAGCAGCTCCTCGATCAGCGCGACCGGGCCGAAGCCGCCGACCGCCTGCTCCGCGCCGCCGGCCTCCCTCCCGAAGCCCTTTCCGAAGCCTTCTGCCGGCAGGTCCGCGACGCAAAAGATAACGAAGCCCGCCAGCACCTGATCCGCGAACGACGCGAACTGATCCAGCGCCTCACGCCCCGCAATCTCTCCACCGCCCGCCGCGGCGCCGCCGCAGACGACACCGCCCTCGTCCACGCGATCCGCGGCTTCCGCCCCTCAGTCCTGACGGGCTGGGAAGTGTGATGAGCTGAGAGTCGAGAGTTGAGTGTTGAGAGGAAGACACGCTCATCGCTCGCTCTATCGGCTCGCAACCATCAAAGACTCCGCAATCCGGCTCTCAACTCTCATCCCTCAACTCTCAACTCTCAACTCTTGCAAGGCCCCCCCCATGTCCAACCGCCTCCGTTTCCGCTCCGGCCAGGTCGAACTCCACAAGGTCCGCGTCGACAGCGACACCGAACTCGAAGCCGGCGACCTCGTCTGGCTCGATACCGACGACGTCAAACCGGCCAGTGCCTTCGCCTGGACCACCGACCTGGCCACCACCCAGGCCAACTTCGCCAACGTCTTCGCCGGCGTGGTTCATCAGCCGTCCGCGGTGGGCGAAGTCGATCCCGTCTCGATCGACCTCAGCCCGCTGGCGGTCTACGAGTTCGACGTCGTCGCCAGCACGTTCGAACTCGGCGGTCTCCTCGGCGTCGACGGCGCTCCGAGCGCTCTGGTCGACCAGCGGCTGGCCAAGGTCACCGCCGCCAGTCGGGCCATCGCCCGCGCCGCGGAATACAAGGCCGCCTCTTCGTCGCTGCTACGCGTCCAGTTCGCCTCGGCCCTGCACACGGGCTCGAGCAACGTCAACGCGGCGATCGGGTGACGGCGTCGTTGAGCGCCAGCCTCGTTCCCAGGCTCCGCCTGGGAACGCCCTCTTCCGAGGCTCTGCCTCGTCCGCCGACCGACAAATCGAAGTCACCAGGAGGACGCGGAGCGTCCGAAGACGGCATTCCCAGGCAGAGCCTGGGAACGAGAATCCCAACCCCCTATCCACCATCCACAACCCACTATCCACCCTCTTCAGGACCCTTCCATGCGCGGCACCTCCCTCAAATCCCTCGTCGAATCTCTCGGCGCCGAGGGCTTCTACGACAAAGTCTGCACGCTGCTCAACGAGAAGCAGCTCATCGTCGACGACTTCAGCTACTACGAACTCGCCGAAGCCTGCGGCGTCCTCCCCCAGCTCCGCCGGCTGCGGGAATGGTCTCCCGGCGGCGCTCCCGTCGCCTCGCTGCTGCGGGAATCGAACCCGGGCGTCGGCACCGCGCTGTTTCAGGTCGTCACCGGCGAACTGATCGGCCGCAAGGTCATCGAAGGCTATGAAGACGCCTCGGGCTTCATTGGCGACAAACTGGTCACCGTCCTGCCGAGCCGCCTCCGCAACGCCCGGCTCGCCGGCTTCCGCGCTCTCTCCGGCCCTGCCGAGGTCGCCGAGGGCCATCCGTACGAGGAGTCGACGTTCGAGGATAAGTTCGTCACCACCGCGGAGAGCAAACAGGGCCGGGTCCTGTCGATCAATGAAGAACTGATCGCCTTCGATCAGACCGGCGAGATCAACCGCCGGGCGATGGCCCTGGGCTTCTACCTCCGCCAGGAACGCGAACGGACGATCGTCCGCGCCGTCACCGACGCCGATGCCGCCGGCGGCACGTTCGTCTATCGCCCGTCGGGTGGCGGAACGGTTCTCTACAAGACCGACGGTTCGCACCGCAACTGGATCGGCGCCGGCAACACGACTTCCCCCGACTTCGCCGCCGCGGTGGTACTGGAGGACTGGACCCACATCGACAAGGCTCTCAACTACCGGGCCACCGAGGTCAAGGATGACCGGATCGACGGCACGACCCGGCCGATCATGGCTCCCGCCCGCCAACTGCTCGTTCCGGAACGCCTGCGCGGCCAGGCTCGCAGCATCATTCATTCGACGGAGATCACCGTCACCCGCACCGAACAGGAGACGCGGTTCGCCAATCCGATCCACGGCCAGCTCGAAGTCCTCAGCTCGCCGTTCATCGACGAACAGGGAGGCCAGGCCCTCAACGACTGGTACATCGGCGACTTCCGCCGACAGTTCGTCTGGACCGAGATCTGGCCGGTGCAGACGTTCCTGCAGCGGGCCGACAGCGAAGCCGCCTTCGACCGCGACGTCGTCCTCCGCGTGAAGGTCCGCTACTACGGCGGCGTCTCGGCCGTGGACACCGTCTTCGTCACGAAAGTGGATGGGGAGTGAGGGAATCGTTGATCGTTGATGGTTGAACGTTGATGGTCGGAGGGGAACTGGATCCGCGTCATTCCTTCCTTCTCTCAACGATCAACGATCGACCATCAACGCCCGACAGGGTGGCACGTCCCTGAGTCTTCGAAGGGCGTGTCTTGATCTCT harbors:
- a CDS encoding ThiF family adenylyltransferase produces the protein MNELNSSSDDLDRYSRQMRFAPIGKAGQQRLRSARVLLCGCGALGSTIADSLVRAGVGFLRIVDRDFVDLSNLQRQVLFDESDVAERLPKVIAATQKLQRINSQVSVEPVIADIQPANILELSRDVDLILDGSDNFELRFLINDAALETSLPWVYGGVVGSHGQTMAIRPGHTACLRCLMETMPEPGSTETCDTAGVLAPAIHVVASLQVVAALKLLTGQGETIPQQLTIVDVWGATWRTVSLEGLRESGECPACGQGRRDWLHGKSGTQSTVLCGRNSVQISPAEAFRLSLEELAAKLSPLGAVKQNAFLLRFTPTGSDCELTIFRDGRAIIQGTDDATVARGLYVRYVGG
- a CDS encoding ParB N-terminal domain-containing protein, coding for MLLRPLLIADLKPAPYNPRRPLKPGSPGWKRLERSLREFDLVQPIVWNETTGHVVGGHQRLEILKHQGHTTIDAVVVKLPLEREKALNVALNNSQVGSDWDAHRLVELLDELTDIPDFDVTLTGFDDKALHDLLLEPEQDLPGDDAESNTVRVTLEIPRDHWDAARPEIDDLAQRYDCKLHVDA
- a CDS encoding terminase large subunit domain-containing protein; translation: MSTTARQSLIEKLSAHSTWKSSASKKHPAIFRQLIRIRDGEQGRLRDGLQDWQETDFAALDEAWCCLAGHKVTPAIRRAWTERPRGHSKTTDMAIQAAWVLQAAESPLRGIAAAADRDQAGLIRAAIRDLVHRNPDLCGDLEVQLHMVRNTQTGAHLEIIASDVRSSWGQLPDFVICDELCHWAQPDLWYSLLSSAAKKSTCVLAVLTNAGIGRGWQWDIREAARTSPDWHFSSLQDSQAPWISDKDLAEQARLLPKPVFDRLWRNLWQHSDGEFVTLAEAEACRDSSLTEQPAGRPGRQYFAALDYAEKHDRTVGVILHREGERLIVDRMDVVDPAPECPTPVRWVRDWMERIAATFWQVRFVLDDYQLLGVLQELQGQYDVARFDFSGGKGNHALALQLRNLIVHRHLAWYPGCGALDGIHRDDLETELASLLLTTTVGGRLRINHRNEAHCHDDRAFALGVACLEALQHSPTGDWLVITPPTSDGGLLWPG
- a CDS encoding phage portal protein, whose protein sequence is MLTWLRDTLDTVRLRARYRRLVQEQLLALAEDQRPRPVSDEAGGWTLAGSGKAELDALNRDELRTRARRLIRTNPYARNLVRLLEVYVVGPGLKVTPAPIPSATISPDVLQVADRLWRSFLQLNRAHFSFREHARRAWRDGECFLRLFRQVEWPPTVRFVDPELIGSPTGAPDDDGLVSAPDDVETVLAYRRLDPSSGAEVEQIPAAEMIHTRLGVDTNELRGVTLLAPVLDALCCFEKWLDTELQARKLQASIVLWRKVQGSPSQAAALADAAADSDGGSRRERYRPGTILTTSHGTDLQFLQPHTNFGDAVPLGRLVLLSIAAGAGVPEFMLSSDASNANFASTMVAEGPAVKLFESEQQFFAAEFDRLWRWVMSEAIAQGFLPADFLDQVEPGWTFPQLVNRDRSKERLADVRLVEAGVLSRSEVARRDNVDPQTMQAELREETGSPQSALEQM
- a CDS encoding ATP-binding cassette domain-containing protein translates to MQLTLSHTFPPHRPSCRAALVMDRFGIGPETTRHVIADNLEIPLQPGDIVCFLGPSGSGKSSLLRAAAGQLNDTVWLDRLDLGDALVIDGLGLPADAAFELLTRCGLGEPRLMLRTPAELSDGERFRCRLARSAALQPAWLVADEFTAILDRTLAKVVAFNLRRLARRSGFGGLLATTHEDILDDLQPDLLIRGDLTGQPTVERRERQLATPISFADSLQTSIGSAADWPPFARWHYRGHDIACIRFVTVLRHGDRPVGICVFAAPARSLRGRNRFFGLSGRWSRAQLQAQSAQLVTLSRVVLHPTYRGAGLASAFVRASCRLCPFPWIETLAEMGRLHPLFERAGFVRVDVAAGKRSLDGHSELYGKGRHGRGRLVTAATHDKSRWTAPVYYIYDNRSAGRRSAAAADLPETAR